One Epinephelus lanceolatus isolate andai-2023 chromosome 17, ASM4190304v1, whole genome shotgun sequence genomic window carries:
- the nckap1 gene encoding nck-associated protein 1 isoform X2, which yields MSRGVIQPSQQKLAEKLTILNDRGIGMLTRVYNIKKQGQVWKACGDPKAKPSYLVDKNLESAVKFIVRKFPAVETRNNNLAQLQKEKSEILKNLALYYFTFVDVMEFKDHVCELLNTIDACQVFFDITVNFDLTKNYLDLVVTYTTLMTILSRIEERKAIIGLYNYAHEMTHGASDREYPRLGQMIVDYENPLKKLMEEFVPHGKSLSDALISLQMVYPRRNLSADQWRNAQLLSLISAPSTMLNPAQSDTMPCEYLSLDAMEKWIVFGFILCHAVLNSDAAALSLWKLALQSSTCLCLFRDEVFHIHKAAEDLFVNIRGYNKRINDIRECKEQALSHAGSMHRERRKFLRSALKELATVLADQPGLLGPKALFVFMALSFARDEIIWLLRHADNIQKKSTDDFIDKHIAELIFYMEELRAHVRKYGPVMQRYYVQYLSGFDAVVLNELVQNLSVCPEDESIIMSSFVNTMTSLSVKQVEDGEVFDFRGMRLDWFRLQAYTSVSKASLGIADHKELGKMMNTIIFHTKMVDSLVEMLVETSDLSIFCFYSRAFEKMFQQCLELPSQSRHSICFPLLCTHFMSCTHELCPEERHHIGDRSLSLCNMFLDEMAKQARNLITDICTEQCTLSDQLLPKHCAKTISQAVNKKSKKATGKKGEPEREKPGVESMRKNRLLVTNLDKLHTALSELCFSINYVPNLAVWEHTFTPREYLTSHLEIRFTKSIVGMTMYNQATQEIAKPSELLTSVRAYMTVLQSIENYVTIDITRVFNNVLLQQTQHLDSHGEPTITSLYTNWYLETLLRQVSNGHIAYFPAMKAFVNLPTENELTFNAEEYSDISEMRSLSELLGPYGMKFLSESLMWHISSQVAELKKLVVENMEVLTQMRTSFDKPDHMAALFKKLTSVDSVLKRMTIIGVILSFRSLAQEALRDVLSCHIPFLVSSVEDFKDHIPRETDMKVAMNVYELSSAAGLPCEIDPALVVALSSQKSENISPEEEYKIACLLMVFVAVSLPTLASNVMSQYSPAIEGHCNNIHCLAKAINQIAAALFTIHKGSIEDRLKEFLALASSSLLKIGQETDKMTTRNRESVYLLLDMIVQESPFLTMDLLESCFPYVLLRNAYHAVYKQSISANA from the exons gCATGTGGCGATCCCAAGGCGAAGCCCTCCTATCTCGTTGATAAGAACTTGGAGTCTGCGGTTAAATTTATTGTCAGGAAGTTTCCTGCTGTGGAGACGCGGAATAATAAC CTGGCTCAGCTGCAGAAGGAAAAGTCAGAGATTCTGAAGAACCTGGCTCTCTACTATTTCACCTTCGTAGACGTCATGGAATTCAag GACCatgtgtgtgagctgctgaaCACCATCGACGCCTGCCAGGTCTTCTTCGACATT ACGGTGAACTTTGACCTGACCAAGAACTACCTTGACCTGGTGGTGACTTACACTACACTGATGACAATACTGTCCCGCATCGAGGAGAGGAAAGCCATCATAGGACTGTACAACTACGCCCACGAGATGACGCACGGAGCCAG TGACCGGGAGTACCCCAGATTGGGCCAGATGATCGTGGATTACGAGAACCCTTTGAAGAAGTTGATGGAGGAGTTTGTTCCACATGGAAAG TCTCTGTCAGATGCACTGATCAGTCTTCAGATGGTTTATCCCCGGAGGAATCTGTCCGCTGACCAGTGGAGGAACGCCCAGCTGCTGTCTCTCATCTCTGCTCCCTCCACCATGCTCAATCCTGCACAGTCAGACACT aTGCCGTGTGAATACCTGTCACTGGACGCCATGGAGAAGTGGATTGTTT TCGGTTTCATCCTGTGTCATGCGGTGCTGAACAGCGACGCAGCAGCGTTGTCTCTGTGGAAGCTGGCTCTGCAGAGCTCCACCTGCCTCTGTCTGTTCAGGGATGAAGTCTTCCACATCCACAAGGCTGCAGAGGACCTGTTTGTGAACATCAGAGG GTACAACAAACGCATCAATGACATCAGAGAGTGCAAGGAGCAGGCCCTGTCTCACGC AGGCTCCATGCACAGAGAGAGGCGCAAGTTCCTGCGATCGGCTCTGAAGGAGCTGGCCACCGTTTTAGCCGATCAGCCCGGACTGCTGGGCCCTAAG GCGTTGTTCGTGTTCATGGCGCTGTCGTTTGCCCGTGACGAGATCATCTGGCTGCTCCGACACGCTGACAACATCCAGAAGAAAAGCACAGATGACTTCATAGATAa gcACATAGCAGAGTTGATCTTCTACATGGAGGAGCTCAGAGCTCACGTCAGGAAGTACGGTCCTGTGATGCAGCGATACTACGTCCAATATCTGTCCGGGTTTGATGCTGTGGTGCTGAATGAACTGGTGCAg aacctgtctgtgtgtccagagGACGAGTCTATAATCATGTCTTCATTTGTCAACACTATGACCTCCCTCAGTGTCAAACAAG TGGAGGATGGAGAGGTGTTTGACTTCAGAGGCATGAGGCTGGACTGGTTCAGACTGCAG GCCTACACCAGTGTCTCTAAAGCCAGTCTGGGTATCGCCGATCACAAGGAGCTGGGTAAAATGATGAACACCATCATCTTCCACACTAAGATGGTGGACTCTCTGGTGGAGATGCTGGTGGAGACGTCCGACCTGTCCATTTTCTG cttctACAGCCGTGCGTTTGAGAAAATGTTCCAGCAGTGCTTGGAGCTTCCCTCCCAGAGCCGACACTCCATCTGCTTCCCTCTGCTCTGCACACACTTCATGTCCTGTACACACGAGCTCTGTCCCGAGGAg cGTCACCACATAGGGGATCGGAGCCTGTCGTTGTGTAACATGTTCCTGGATGAGATGGCCAAACAGGCCAGAAACTTGATCACTGATATCTGCACTGAACAATGTACACTCAGCGACCAG CTGCTTCCTAAGCACTGTGCGAAAACCATCAGCCAGGCCGTGAACAAGAAGAGCAAGAAGGCGACGGGGAAGAAGGGAGAGCCGGAGAGGGAGAAGCCGGGAGTGGAGAGCATGAGGAAGAACAGACTACTGGTCACCAA TCTGGATAAACTCCACACAGCGTTATCTGAACTCTGCTTCTCCATCAACTACGTTCCCAACCTGGCGGTGTGGGAGCACACGTTTACACCGAGAGAGTACCTCACCTCGCACCTGGAGATCCGATTTACcaa GTCTATAGTGGGCATGACCATGTACAACCAGGCTACTCAGGAGATAGCCAAGCCCAGCGAGCTGCTGACCAGCGTCCGGGCCTACATGACGGTGCTTCAGTCCATAGAGAACTACGTCACCATCGACATCACCCGAGTCTTCAACAACGTCCTCCTGCAGCAGACGCAGCACCTGGACAGTCACGGGGAGCCCACCATCACCAGTCTGTACACAAACTG gtaccTGGAGACGTTGCTCCGTCAGGTCAGCAACGGACACATCGCCTACTTCCCCGCCATGAAGGCCTTCGTCAACCTGCCCACAGAGAACGAGCTGACCTTCAACGCTGAGGAATACTCCGACATCTCTG aGATGCGTTCACTGTCGGAGCTGTTGGGGCCGTACGGTATGAAGTTCCTCAGTGAGAGTCTGATGTGGCACATCTCTTCACAGGTCGCTGAGCTGAAG AAACTGGTGGTAGAAAACATGGAGGTGTTGACCCAGATGAGGACGAGCTTCGACAAACCAGACCACATGGCCGCCCTGTTCAAGAAACtcacct CTGTGGACAGTGTGTTGAAGAGGATGACCATCATTGGCGTCATCTTGTCCTTCCGCTCTCTGGCTCAGGAGGCTCTCAGAGAT GTGTTATCCTGTCATATTCCTTTCCTGGTCAGTTCAGTGGAGGATTTCAAAGACCACATTCCCAGAGAGACGGACATGAAG gtGGCCATGAACGTCTACGAGCTCTCATCAGCAGCAGGTTTACCCTGTGAGATCGACCCGGCTCTGGTGGTCGCTCTGTCCTCGCAGAAGAGCg AGAACATCAGTCCAGAGGAGGAGTACAAGATCGCCTGCCTGCTGATGGTGTTTGTGGCGGTTTCCTTGCCAACGCTGGCCAGCAACGTGATGTCACAGTACAGCCCCGCCATCGAAG GACACTGTAACAACATCCACTGCCTGGCCAAGGCCATCAACCAGatcgctgctgctctcttcacCATCCACAAGGGGAGCATAGAGGACCGCCTCAAGGAGTTCCTGGCT ctggCTTCATCCAGCCTGTTGAAGATCGGCCAGGAGACGGACAAGATGACGACACGTAACAGAGAATCTGTCTACCTGCTGCTGGACATG atCGTGCAGGAGTCTCCCTTCCTGACCATGGACCTGCTGGAGTCCTGCTTCCCCTACGTCCTGCTGCGAAACGCCTACCACGCCGTCTACAAACAGAGCATCAGCGCTAACGCAtag
- the nckap1 gene encoding nck-associated protein 1 isoform X3 produces MSRGVIQPSQQKLAEKLTILNDRGIGMLTRVYNIKKACGDPKAKPSYLVDKNLESAVKFIVRKFPAVETRNNNQQLAQLQKEKSEILKNLALYYFTFVDVMEFKDHVCELLNTIDACQVFFDITVNFDLTKNYLDLVVTYTTLMTILSRIEERKAIIGLYNYAHEMTHGASDREYPRLGQMIVDYENPLKKLMEEFVPHGKSLSDALISLQMVYPRRNLSADQWRNAQLLSLISAPSTMLNPAQSDTMPCEYLSLDAMEKWIVFGFILCHAVLNSDAAALSLWKLALQSSTCLCLFRDEVFHIHKAAEDLFVNIRGYNKRINDIRECKEQALSHAGSMHRERRKFLRSALKELATVLADQPGLLGPKALFVFMALSFARDEIIWLLRHADNIQKKSTDDFIDKHIAELIFYMEELRAHVRKYGPVMQRYYVQYLSGFDAVVLNELVQNLSVCPEDESIIMSSFVNTMTSLSVKQVEDGEVFDFRGMRLDWFRLQAYTSVSKASLGIADHKELGKMMNTIIFHTKMVDSLVEMLVETSDLSIFCFYSRAFEKMFQQCLELPSQSRHSICFPLLCTHFMSCTHELCPEERHHIGDRSLSLCNMFLDEMAKQARNLITDICTEQCTLSDQLLPKHCAKTISQAVNKKSKKATGKKGEPEREKPGVESMRKNRLLVTNLDKLHTALSELCFSINYVPNLAVWEHTFTPREYLTSHLEIRFTKSIVGMTMYNQATQEIAKPSELLTSVRAYMTVLQSIENYVTIDITRVFNNVLLQQTQHLDSHGEPTITSLYTNWYLETLLRQVSNGHIAYFPAMKAFVNLPTENELTFNAEEYSDISEMRSLSELLGPYGMKFLSESLMWHISSQVAELKKLVVENMEVLTQMRTSFDKPDHMAALFKKLTSVDSVLKRMTIIGVILSFRSLAQEALRDVLSCHIPFLVSSVEDFKDHIPRETDMKVAMNVYELSSAAGLPCEIDPALVVALSSQKSENISPEEEYKIACLLMVFVAVSLPTLASNVMSQYSPAIEGHCNNIHCLAKAINQIAAALFTIHKGSIEDRLKEFLALASSSLLKIGQETDKMTTRNRESVYLLLDMIVQESPFLTMDLLESCFPYVLLRNAYHAVYKQSISANA; encoded by the exons gCATGTGGCGATCCCAAGGCGAAGCCCTCCTATCTCGTTGATAAGAACTTGGAGTCTGCGGTTAAATTTATTGTCAGGAAGTTTCCTGCTGTGGAGACGCGGAATAATAAC CAACAGCTGGCTCAGCTGCAGAAGGAAAAGTCAGAGATTCTGAAGAACCTGGCTCTCTACTATTTCACCTTCGTAGACGTCATGGAATTCAag GACCatgtgtgtgagctgctgaaCACCATCGACGCCTGCCAGGTCTTCTTCGACATT ACGGTGAACTTTGACCTGACCAAGAACTACCTTGACCTGGTGGTGACTTACACTACACTGATGACAATACTGTCCCGCATCGAGGAGAGGAAAGCCATCATAGGACTGTACAACTACGCCCACGAGATGACGCACGGAGCCAG TGACCGGGAGTACCCCAGATTGGGCCAGATGATCGTGGATTACGAGAACCCTTTGAAGAAGTTGATGGAGGAGTTTGTTCCACATGGAAAG TCTCTGTCAGATGCACTGATCAGTCTTCAGATGGTTTATCCCCGGAGGAATCTGTCCGCTGACCAGTGGAGGAACGCCCAGCTGCTGTCTCTCATCTCTGCTCCCTCCACCATGCTCAATCCTGCACAGTCAGACACT aTGCCGTGTGAATACCTGTCACTGGACGCCATGGAGAAGTGGATTGTTT TCGGTTTCATCCTGTGTCATGCGGTGCTGAACAGCGACGCAGCAGCGTTGTCTCTGTGGAAGCTGGCTCTGCAGAGCTCCACCTGCCTCTGTCTGTTCAGGGATGAAGTCTTCCACATCCACAAGGCTGCAGAGGACCTGTTTGTGAACATCAGAGG GTACAACAAACGCATCAATGACATCAGAGAGTGCAAGGAGCAGGCCCTGTCTCACGC AGGCTCCATGCACAGAGAGAGGCGCAAGTTCCTGCGATCGGCTCTGAAGGAGCTGGCCACCGTTTTAGCCGATCAGCCCGGACTGCTGGGCCCTAAG GCGTTGTTCGTGTTCATGGCGCTGTCGTTTGCCCGTGACGAGATCATCTGGCTGCTCCGACACGCTGACAACATCCAGAAGAAAAGCACAGATGACTTCATAGATAa gcACATAGCAGAGTTGATCTTCTACATGGAGGAGCTCAGAGCTCACGTCAGGAAGTACGGTCCTGTGATGCAGCGATACTACGTCCAATATCTGTCCGGGTTTGATGCTGTGGTGCTGAATGAACTGGTGCAg aacctgtctgtgtgtccagagGACGAGTCTATAATCATGTCTTCATTTGTCAACACTATGACCTCCCTCAGTGTCAAACAAG TGGAGGATGGAGAGGTGTTTGACTTCAGAGGCATGAGGCTGGACTGGTTCAGACTGCAG GCCTACACCAGTGTCTCTAAAGCCAGTCTGGGTATCGCCGATCACAAGGAGCTGGGTAAAATGATGAACACCATCATCTTCCACACTAAGATGGTGGACTCTCTGGTGGAGATGCTGGTGGAGACGTCCGACCTGTCCATTTTCTG cttctACAGCCGTGCGTTTGAGAAAATGTTCCAGCAGTGCTTGGAGCTTCCCTCCCAGAGCCGACACTCCATCTGCTTCCCTCTGCTCTGCACACACTTCATGTCCTGTACACACGAGCTCTGTCCCGAGGAg cGTCACCACATAGGGGATCGGAGCCTGTCGTTGTGTAACATGTTCCTGGATGAGATGGCCAAACAGGCCAGAAACTTGATCACTGATATCTGCACTGAACAATGTACACTCAGCGACCAG CTGCTTCCTAAGCACTGTGCGAAAACCATCAGCCAGGCCGTGAACAAGAAGAGCAAGAAGGCGACGGGGAAGAAGGGAGAGCCGGAGAGGGAGAAGCCGGGAGTGGAGAGCATGAGGAAGAACAGACTACTGGTCACCAA TCTGGATAAACTCCACACAGCGTTATCTGAACTCTGCTTCTCCATCAACTACGTTCCCAACCTGGCGGTGTGGGAGCACACGTTTACACCGAGAGAGTACCTCACCTCGCACCTGGAGATCCGATTTACcaa GTCTATAGTGGGCATGACCATGTACAACCAGGCTACTCAGGAGATAGCCAAGCCCAGCGAGCTGCTGACCAGCGTCCGGGCCTACATGACGGTGCTTCAGTCCATAGAGAACTACGTCACCATCGACATCACCCGAGTCTTCAACAACGTCCTCCTGCAGCAGACGCAGCACCTGGACAGTCACGGGGAGCCCACCATCACCAGTCTGTACACAAACTG gtaccTGGAGACGTTGCTCCGTCAGGTCAGCAACGGACACATCGCCTACTTCCCCGCCATGAAGGCCTTCGTCAACCTGCCCACAGAGAACGAGCTGACCTTCAACGCTGAGGAATACTCCGACATCTCTG aGATGCGTTCACTGTCGGAGCTGTTGGGGCCGTACGGTATGAAGTTCCTCAGTGAGAGTCTGATGTGGCACATCTCTTCACAGGTCGCTGAGCTGAAG AAACTGGTGGTAGAAAACATGGAGGTGTTGACCCAGATGAGGACGAGCTTCGACAAACCAGACCACATGGCCGCCCTGTTCAAGAAACtcacct CTGTGGACAGTGTGTTGAAGAGGATGACCATCATTGGCGTCATCTTGTCCTTCCGCTCTCTGGCTCAGGAGGCTCTCAGAGAT GTGTTATCCTGTCATATTCCTTTCCTGGTCAGTTCAGTGGAGGATTTCAAAGACCACATTCCCAGAGAGACGGACATGAAG gtGGCCATGAACGTCTACGAGCTCTCATCAGCAGCAGGTTTACCCTGTGAGATCGACCCGGCTCTGGTGGTCGCTCTGTCCTCGCAGAAGAGCg AGAACATCAGTCCAGAGGAGGAGTACAAGATCGCCTGCCTGCTGATGGTGTTTGTGGCGGTTTCCTTGCCAACGCTGGCCAGCAACGTGATGTCACAGTACAGCCCCGCCATCGAAG GACACTGTAACAACATCCACTGCCTGGCCAAGGCCATCAACCAGatcgctgctgctctcttcacCATCCACAAGGGGAGCATAGAGGACCGCCTCAAGGAGTTCCTGGCT ctggCTTCATCCAGCCTGTTGAAGATCGGCCAGGAGACGGACAAGATGACGACACGTAACAGAGAATCTGTCTACCTGCTGCTGGACATG atCGTGCAGGAGTCTCCCTTCCTGACCATGGACCTGCTGGAGTCCTGCTTCCCCTACGTCCTGCTGCGAAACGCCTACCACGCCGTCTACAAACAGAGCATCAGCGCTAACGCAtag
- the nckap1 gene encoding nck-associated protein 1 isoform X4, with the protein MSRGVIQPSQQKLAEKLTILNDRGIGMLTRVYNIKKACGDPKAKPSYLVDKNLESAVKFIVRKFPAVETRNNNLAQLQKEKSEILKNLALYYFTFVDVMEFKDHVCELLNTIDACQVFFDITVNFDLTKNYLDLVVTYTTLMTILSRIEERKAIIGLYNYAHEMTHGASDREYPRLGQMIVDYENPLKKLMEEFVPHGKSLSDALISLQMVYPRRNLSADQWRNAQLLSLISAPSTMLNPAQSDTMPCEYLSLDAMEKWIVFGFILCHAVLNSDAAALSLWKLALQSSTCLCLFRDEVFHIHKAAEDLFVNIRGYNKRINDIRECKEQALSHAGSMHRERRKFLRSALKELATVLADQPGLLGPKALFVFMALSFARDEIIWLLRHADNIQKKSTDDFIDKHIAELIFYMEELRAHVRKYGPVMQRYYVQYLSGFDAVVLNELVQNLSVCPEDESIIMSSFVNTMTSLSVKQVEDGEVFDFRGMRLDWFRLQAYTSVSKASLGIADHKELGKMMNTIIFHTKMVDSLVEMLVETSDLSIFCFYSRAFEKMFQQCLELPSQSRHSICFPLLCTHFMSCTHELCPEERHHIGDRSLSLCNMFLDEMAKQARNLITDICTEQCTLSDQLLPKHCAKTISQAVNKKSKKATGKKGEPEREKPGVESMRKNRLLVTNLDKLHTALSELCFSINYVPNLAVWEHTFTPREYLTSHLEIRFTKSIVGMTMYNQATQEIAKPSELLTSVRAYMTVLQSIENYVTIDITRVFNNVLLQQTQHLDSHGEPTITSLYTNWYLETLLRQVSNGHIAYFPAMKAFVNLPTENELTFNAEEYSDISEMRSLSELLGPYGMKFLSESLMWHISSQVAELKKLVVENMEVLTQMRTSFDKPDHMAALFKKLTSVDSVLKRMTIIGVILSFRSLAQEALRDVLSCHIPFLVSSVEDFKDHIPRETDMKVAMNVYELSSAAGLPCEIDPALVVALSSQKSENISPEEEYKIACLLMVFVAVSLPTLASNVMSQYSPAIEGHCNNIHCLAKAINQIAAALFTIHKGSIEDRLKEFLALASSSLLKIGQETDKMTTRNRESVYLLLDMIVQESPFLTMDLLESCFPYVLLRNAYHAVYKQSISANA; encoded by the exons gCATGTGGCGATCCCAAGGCGAAGCCCTCCTATCTCGTTGATAAGAACTTGGAGTCTGCGGTTAAATTTATTGTCAGGAAGTTTCCTGCTGTGGAGACGCGGAATAATAAC CTGGCTCAGCTGCAGAAGGAAAAGTCAGAGATTCTGAAGAACCTGGCTCTCTACTATTTCACCTTCGTAGACGTCATGGAATTCAag GACCatgtgtgtgagctgctgaaCACCATCGACGCCTGCCAGGTCTTCTTCGACATT ACGGTGAACTTTGACCTGACCAAGAACTACCTTGACCTGGTGGTGACTTACACTACACTGATGACAATACTGTCCCGCATCGAGGAGAGGAAAGCCATCATAGGACTGTACAACTACGCCCACGAGATGACGCACGGAGCCAG TGACCGGGAGTACCCCAGATTGGGCCAGATGATCGTGGATTACGAGAACCCTTTGAAGAAGTTGATGGAGGAGTTTGTTCCACATGGAAAG TCTCTGTCAGATGCACTGATCAGTCTTCAGATGGTTTATCCCCGGAGGAATCTGTCCGCTGACCAGTGGAGGAACGCCCAGCTGCTGTCTCTCATCTCTGCTCCCTCCACCATGCTCAATCCTGCACAGTCAGACACT aTGCCGTGTGAATACCTGTCACTGGACGCCATGGAGAAGTGGATTGTTT TCGGTTTCATCCTGTGTCATGCGGTGCTGAACAGCGACGCAGCAGCGTTGTCTCTGTGGAAGCTGGCTCTGCAGAGCTCCACCTGCCTCTGTCTGTTCAGGGATGAAGTCTTCCACATCCACAAGGCTGCAGAGGACCTGTTTGTGAACATCAGAGG GTACAACAAACGCATCAATGACATCAGAGAGTGCAAGGAGCAGGCCCTGTCTCACGC AGGCTCCATGCACAGAGAGAGGCGCAAGTTCCTGCGATCGGCTCTGAAGGAGCTGGCCACCGTTTTAGCCGATCAGCCCGGACTGCTGGGCCCTAAG GCGTTGTTCGTGTTCATGGCGCTGTCGTTTGCCCGTGACGAGATCATCTGGCTGCTCCGACACGCTGACAACATCCAGAAGAAAAGCACAGATGACTTCATAGATAa gcACATAGCAGAGTTGATCTTCTACATGGAGGAGCTCAGAGCTCACGTCAGGAAGTACGGTCCTGTGATGCAGCGATACTACGTCCAATATCTGTCCGGGTTTGATGCTGTGGTGCTGAATGAACTGGTGCAg aacctgtctgtgtgtccagagGACGAGTCTATAATCATGTCTTCATTTGTCAACACTATGACCTCCCTCAGTGTCAAACAAG TGGAGGATGGAGAGGTGTTTGACTTCAGAGGCATGAGGCTGGACTGGTTCAGACTGCAG GCCTACACCAGTGTCTCTAAAGCCAGTCTGGGTATCGCCGATCACAAGGAGCTGGGTAAAATGATGAACACCATCATCTTCCACACTAAGATGGTGGACTCTCTGGTGGAGATGCTGGTGGAGACGTCCGACCTGTCCATTTTCTG cttctACAGCCGTGCGTTTGAGAAAATGTTCCAGCAGTGCTTGGAGCTTCCCTCCCAGAGCCGACACTCCATCTGCTTCCCTCTGCTCTGCACACACTTCATGTCCTGTACACACGAGCTCTGTCCCGAGGAg cGTCACCACATAGGGGATCGGAGCCTGTCGTTGTGTAACATGTTCCTGGATGAGATGGCCAAACAGGCCAGAAACTTGATCACTGATATCTGCACTGAACAATGTACACTCAGCGACCAG CTGCTTCCTAAGCACTGTGCGAAAACCATCAGCCAGGCCGTGAACAAGAAGAGCAAGAAGGCGACGGGGAAGAAGGGAGAGCCGGAGAGGGAGAAGCCGGGAGTGGAGAGCATGAGGAAGAACAGACTACTGGTCACCAA TCTGGATAAACTCCACACAGCGTTATCTGAACTCTGCTTCTCCATCAACTACGTTCCCAACCTGGCGGTGTGGGAGCACACGTTTACACCGAGAGAGTACCTCACCTCGCACCTGGAGATCCGATTTACcaa GTCTATAGTGGGCATGACCATGTACAACCAGGCTACTCAGGAGATAGCCAAGCCCAGCGAGCTGCTGACCAGCGTCCGGGCCTACATGACGGTGCTTCAGTCCATAGAGAACTACGTCACCATCGACATCACCCGAGTCTTCAACAACGTCCTCCTGCAGCAGACGCAGCACCTGGACAGTCACGGGGAGCCCACCATCACCAGTCTGTACACAAACTG gtaccTGGAGACGTTGCTCCGTCAGGTCAGCAACGGACACATCGCCTACTTCCCCGCCATGAAGGCCTTCGTCAACCTGCCCACAGAGAACGAGCTGACCTTCAACGCTGAGGAATACTCCGACATCTCTG aGATGCGTTCACTGTCGGAGCTGTTGGGGCCGTACGGTATGAAGTTCCTCAGTGAGAGTCTGATGTGGCACATCTCTTCACAGGTCGCTGAGCTGAAG AAACTGGTGGTAGAAAACATGGAGGTGTTGACCCAGATGAGGACGAGCTTCGACAAACCAGACCACATGGCCGCCCTGTTCAAGAAACtcacct CTGTGGACAGTGTGTTGAAGAGGATGACCATCATTGGCGTCATCTTGTCCTTCCGCTCTCTGGCTCAGGAGGCTCTCAGAGAT GTGTTATCCTGTCATATTCCTTTCCTGGTCAGTTCAGTGGAGGATTTCAAAGACCACATTCCCAGAGAGACGGACATGAAG gtGGCCATGAACGTCTACGAGCTCTCATCAGCAGCAGGTTTACCCTGTGAGATCGACCCGGCTCTGGTGGTCGCTCTGTCCTCGCAGAAGAGCg AGAACATCAGTCCAGAGGAGGAGTACAAGATCGCCTGCCTGCTGATGGTGTTTGTGGCGGTTTCCTTGCCAACGCTGGCCAGCAACGTGATGTCACAGTACAGCCCCGCCATCGAAG GACACTGTAACAACATCCACTGCCTGGCCAAGGCCATCAACCAGatcgctgctgctctcttcacCATCCACAAGGGGAGCATAGAGGACCGCCTCAAGGAGTTCCTGGCT ctggCTTCATCCAGCCTGTTGAAGATCGGCCAGGAGACGGACAAGATGACGACACGTAACAGAGAATCTGTCTACCTGCTGCTGGACATG atCGTGCAGGAGTCTCCCTTCCTGACCATGGACCTGCTGGAGTCCTGCTTCCCCTACGTCCTGCTGCGAAACGCCTACCACGCCGTCTACAAACAGAGCATCAGCGCTAACGCAtag